The Gemella haemolysans genome includes a region encoding these proteins:
- a CDS encoding M20 metallopeptidase family protein, with the protein MIEKIIQDELEKFYPEMIELRRYMHMHPEVSFNEKNTARFIKEYLEKIGITNIKTNVGLNGVVARIKGQDSSKTIAFRADFDALPINDAKDTPYKSTIPNAMHACGHDGHTTALLATCKVLMDHQENLPHDVVAIFQYGEEQAPGGAKPMIDAGCLQGVDAIFGAHLWTPLPLGTLGYSYKELCAAADRFEVIINTKENANIIAAEFVSMTQQIVSRFSKPRETLVITLGKLESSVKEACITGTIRHFNKELHKMVLTKLQNLCKALENEYSETNIEFIYYGGYPPLINHKKGTIEIQKATSKILPEIKQVEIEPLMIGEDFAYYVEEVPGAFFLIGAGNSTFAKYPHHHPNFDFEEEVMKQTASIFLTLAFDSANVIKNLKEEQ; encoded by the coding sequence ATGATTGAAAAAATTATACAAGATGAACTTGAAAAATTTTATCCAGAAATGATTGAACTTCGTCGCTATATGCATATGCATCCTGAAGTTTCATTTAACGAAAAAAATACAGCGAGATTCATTAAAGAATATTTAGAAAAAATTGGAATTACTAATATTAAAACAAACGTTGGCTTAAATGGTGTAGTCGCAAGAATCAAAGGACAAGATTCTTCAAAAACAATCGCTTTTCGAGCAGACTTCGATGCCCTACCTATAAATGATGCAAAAGATACCCCATACAAGTCTACAATTCCTAATGCAATGCACGCTTGTGGTCATGATGGACACACTACAGCATTACTTGCAACGTGTAAAGTTCTAATGGATCATCAAGAAAATCTTCCACATGATGTTGTCGCAATTTTCCAATATGGAGAAGAACAAGCTCCAGGTGGAGCAAAACCTATGATAGATGCTGGTTGCTTACAAGGAGTCGATGCAATATTCGGCGCTCATCTTTGGACACCACTTCCACTTGGAACTTTAGGATATAGTTACAAAGAACTATGTGCAGCTGCTGATAGATTCGAAGTAATAATCAATACCAAGGAAAATGCAAACATTATTGCTGCAGAATTTGTTAGTATGACTCAACAAATAGTTTCACGATTTTCTAAACCGAGGGAAACACTTGTCATCACCTTAGGAAAACTTGAAAGTTCTGTTAAAGAAGCATGTATTACTGGAACAATAAGACATTTCAATAAAGAACTTCATAAAATGGTGCTGACTAAACTTCAAAACTTATGCAAAGCTCTAGAAAATGAATATTCTGAAACTAATATAGAGTTTATATATTATGGTGGCTATCCACCTCTTATAAATCACAAAAAAGGAACAATAGAAATACAAAAAGCAACTTCTAAGATTCTTCCTGAAATTAAACAAGTGGAAATTGAACCGTTAATGATCGGTGAAGATTTTGCGTATTATGTTGAAGAAGTTCCTGGAGCATTCTTCTTAATCGGTGCAGGTAATTCTACCTTCGCTAAATATCCACACCATCACCCAAATTTTGATTTTGAAGAAGAAGTCATGAAACAAACAGCTTCAATATTCTTAACACTAGCATTTGATTCCGCTAATGTAATAAAAAATCTTAAGGAGGAACAATAG
- a CDS encoding peptidase dimerization domain-containing protein — MNTYLVTIYGKGGHGAEPHEAIDTTVIAGEFVRKTTKYKNIEIISVKSGDAFNVISGMAEIILKTDNLEQLKSILSSLLIYYSEQTRFEIIKN; from the coding sequence ATGAATACATATTTAGTTACTATCTACGGTAAAGGCGGACATGGTGCTGAACCTCATGAAGCTATCGATACAACTGTTATTGCTGGTGAATTTGTTAGAAAAACAACAAAATACAAAAATATAGAGATAATCTCTGTAAAAAGTGGTGATGCTTTTAATGTAATCTCAGGTATGGCGGAAATTATTTTAAAAACCGATAATTTAGAACAATTGAAATCAATACTATCTTCACTACTTATATATTATAGTGAGCAGACTAGGTTTGAAATAATAAAAAATTAA
- a CDS encoding uracil-DNA glycosylase family protein, with protein sequence MDSFEQLKKEIMADSDNKKYTDKGIEPLFSTPSTAKILIVGQAPGIKAQESKIFFNDKSGVKLREWMGIDDEIFYKSGLIGVVPMDFYYPGKGKSGDLPPRKNFAIKWHSKVLELMPNLELIILVGKYAQEYYLGNDKKQNLTETVFNYKQYLPRYFPIVHPSPLNFRWHNKNPWFIEEVVPELQKRVKEILGK encoded by the coding sequence ATGGATAGTTTTGAACAATTGAAAAAAGAAATAATGGCAGATAGTGATAATAAAAAATACACGGATAAAGGAATAGAACCTTTATTTTCTACCCCTAGCACAGCAAAAATATTAATCGTAGGTCAAGCACCTGGTATCAAAGCTCAAGAAAGTAAAATCTTCTTCAATGATAAAAGTGGAGTTAAACTTCGTGAGTGGATGGGAATAGATGATGAGATATTTTATAAATCTGGTTTAATAGGTGTAGTACCGATGGACTTCTATTATCCTGGTAAAGGTAAAAGTGGTGATTTACCACCAAGAAAAAACTTTGCAATTAAATGGCATTCTAAAGTGTTAGAACTTATGCCTAATCTTGAACTTATTATTCTTGTAGGAAAATATGCACAAGAGTATTACTTGGGAAATGATAAAAAACAAAATTTAACGGAAACTGTATTTAATTATAAACAGTACTTGCCACGTTATTTTCCAATTGTTCATCCATCTCCATTAAATTTCCGATGGCATAACAAAAATCCATGGTTTATTGAAGAAGTAGTTCCTGAATTACAAAAAAGGGTGAAGGAAATACTAGGGAAATAA
- the rlmD gene encoding 23S rRNA (uracil(1939)-C(5))-methyltransferase RlmD: MKNKNKKKLNVLLTIKKIGINGEGIGYYKKKITFVKGALPDEVIVCEIVEETPKYIIGKLVKVKEPSPHRVEIKREYAESGAYGLAHVSYEKQLEYKRTILLDAFDKYYRLPKPDKLVLKTLASPKVEGYRNKNQFPLAVRNGRVIAGLYKEGSNDLVEINEDLALHENGNKITNLAKKLLGKYKVEISTNKKNYGVKYIATRTSFYNGDVQVTFVANTNKIKNMDKVVNELKRERIVKSIILNITNDKDHLVMGTESLTLYGSDYIVEKIGEIKYELSAKSFFQLNPPATKKLYDKVVEFAALKETDVVLDAFCGVGTIGQYVSRNCKEVYGVDIIPAAIKDANDNVKLNNLTNCTYVAGDANKIVPRWKKKGINFDVAIVDPPRVGLGPLAKNLLAVDAKKIVYVSCNPSTLARDLKVLTRKYRIRRIQPVDMFPGTAAVEAVVELIRK; encoded by the coding sequence ATGAAAAATAAAAACAAAAAAAAATTAAATGTCTTACTTACGATTAAAAAAATAGGAATTAATGGTGAGGGGATAGGATATTATAAAAAGAAAATTACTTTTGTAAAAGGCGCTCTACCTGACGAAGTTATTGTTTGTGAAATAGTAGAAGAGACACCAAAATATATTATCGGTAAACTTGTTAAAGTAAAAGAGCCAAGTCCGCATAGAGTGGAAATCAAAAGAGAATACGCTGAAAGTGGAGCTTATGGTTTAGCTCATGTTAGTTATGAGAAACAACTTGAGTATAAACGTACAATTTTATTAGATGCTTTTGATAAATACTATAGACTACCTAAACCTGATAAATTAGTATTAAAAACATTAGCTAGTCCAAAGGTAGAAGGATATCGTAATAAGAATCAATTTCCATTAGCTGTTAGAAATGGACGTGTTATTGCAGGGCTATATAAAGAAGGTTCTAATGATTTAGTTGAAATCAATGAAGATTTAGCATTACATGAGAATGGTAATAAAATAACAAACCTAGCTAAGAAATTATTAGGAAAATATAAAGTAGAAATTTCAACAAATAAAAAGAATTACGGTGTGAAATATATTGCGACAAGAACTTCATTCTATAATGGAGATGTTCAAGTAACATTCGTAGCGAATACTAATAAGATTAAGAACATGGATAAGGTCGTTAATGAACTTAAGCGTGAAAGAATCGTTAAAAGTATTATATTAAATATTACTAATGATAAAGATCATTTAGTGATGGGAACAGAAAGTCTAACTTTATATGGTTCAGATTATATCGTTGAGAAAATCGGCGAAATTAAGTATGAACTTTCAGCTAAATCGTTCTTCCAATTAAATCCACCGGCAACTAAAAAACTTTATGATAAAGTAGTTGAGTTTGCTGCACTAAAAGAAACAGATGTTGTATTAGATGCTTTCTGTGGGGTTGGAACAATTGGACAATATGTCAGCCGTAATTGTAAAGAGGTTTATGGTGTTGATATTATTCCTGCCGCAATTAAAGACGCGAATGATAATGTTAAATTAAATAATTTAACAAACTGTACTTATGTTGCAGGAGATGCTAATAAAATAGTTCCACGTTGGAAGAAAAAAGGAATCAACTTTGATGTAGCAATAGTAGATCCACCTCGTGTAGGGCTTGGACCATTAGCAAAAAACTTATTAGCAGTTGATGCTAAGAAAATTGTTTACGTGAGTTGTAATCCATCTACATTAGCACGTGACTTAAAAGTTTTAACAAGAAAATATAGAATTAGACGTATTCAACCAGTAGACATGTTCCCGGGAACAGCAGCAGTTGAAGCGGTAGTTGAATTAATTAGAAAATAA
- a CDS encoding SE1561 family protein, which yields MPNNILEELKTKFEDFASELENIEPEKVDLTQIDRLIALVEELDNEIKTIK from the coding sequence ATGCCTAATAATATTTTAGAAGAATTAAAAACGAAATTTGAAGATTTTGCAAGTGAGTTAGAAAATATTGAACCTGAAAAAGTTGATTTAACTCAAATTGATAGATTAATTGCATTAGTAGAAGAATTAGATAACGAAATTAAAACTATAAAATAA
- the cls gene encoding cardiolipin synthase — MNYINLQLLNIDISSVFYYITSIFNDINFDIVLTIFLIINTLLAFSIVFIEYQTTTSSWAWILVLFLFPYLGFVLYLIFGRPIYREKIFPFSDDEKIKYQQNLLKRETPYEISKNEQVIHKHRNLIELNFETDKSFLSKNNKIQIITDGKEKFRLLFEDIKNAKCYIHIQYYILKKDGIGKQLFQLLEQKLLEGVDVYILYDDIGSRKLSISSLRKLTKNNAKIKQFFKSKLPLINFRMNYRNHRKIVTIDGNIGYTGGFNVGDEYLGLDPKFGYWRDTHLRIEGEAVGSLEYRFIDDWNSQSTKKTEQLELTSDHISTPVDNYLPIQLVSSGPDNKLQKIKYSYLYMISRAKKYIYIQSPYFIPDESVMDALKMAILSGIDVRIMVPNKPDHIFVYWATYSFIGELAKLGAKTYIYENGFIHTKMIIIDDEVSSLGSANFDYRSFKLNFELNAFMYDYKTTKEFRHIFLKDIEKSTLITFAKYQQRSLLIKIKEAFARLISPIL; from the coding sequence ATGAATTATATTAATTTACAATTATTAAACATTGATATTTCAAGTGTTTTTTACTATATAACTTCTATTTTTAATGATATAAACTTTGATATAGTGTTAACTATATTTTTAATAATAAATACTTTATTAGCATTTTCTATTGTTTTTATAGAGTATCAGACCACTACGTCTTCTTGGGCATGGATATTAGTTCTATTCTTATTTCCATACCTAGGATTTGTTCTTTATTTAATATTTGGAAGACCAATATATAGGGAAAAGATTTTTCCTTTTTCAGATGATGAAAAGATAAAATATCAACAAAATCTATTGAAAAGAGAAACCCCTTATGAAATCTCAAAGAATGAACAAGTAATACACAAACATAGAAATCTAATAGAATTAAATTTTGAAACTGATAAATCATTCTTGTCAAAAAATAATAAAATACAAATTATTACAGATGGAAAAGAAAAATTTAGATTATTATTTGAAGATATAAAAAATGCTAAATGCTATATTCACATTCAATACTATATATTAAAAAAAGATGGTATCGGTAAACAACTCTTCCAACTTTTAGAACAAAAACTTCTAGAAGGTGTAGATGTATATATTCTATATGATGATATTGGTTCGAGAAAGTTAAGTATTTCTTCTTTAAGAAAACTTACTAAAAACAATGCAAAAATAAAACAATTCTTTAAATCAAAACTTCCACTGATTAATTTTCGTATGAATTATAGAAATCATAGAAAAATAGTTACAATAGACGGTAATATTGGTTATACTGGTGGTTTTAACGTTGGGGATGAATATCTAGGATTAGATCCGAAATTCGGTTATTGGCGAGATACACATCTTCGTATCGAAGGAGAAGCTGTAGGTTCTCTAGAATATCGATTCATTGATGACTGGAATTCACAATCAACTAAGAAAACCGAACAACTAGAATTAACTTCTGATCATATTTCAACCCCTGTTGATAATTATTTACCAATTCAATTGGTTTCTAGTGGACCAGATAATAAACTTCAAAAAATCAAATATAGCTACCTATATATGATTTCAAGAGCCAAAAAATACATCTATATTCAATCACCCTACTTCATTCCTGATGAAAGTGTTATGGATGCATTAAAAATGGCAATATTATCCGGAATTGATGTTAGAATTATGGTACCTAATAAACCCGATCATATATTTGTTTATTGGGCAACATACTCATTTATTGGAGAATTAGCTAAGTTAGGGGCAAAGACATATATTTACGAAAATGGATTTATTCATACAAAAATGATTATCATCGATGATGAAGTTTCAAGTTTAGGAAGTGCAAACTTTGATTATAGAAGTTTCAAACTAAACTTCGAACTTAATGCATTTATGTATGATTATAAAACCACAAAGGAATTTAGACATATTTTCTTGAAAGATATAGAAAAGTCTACCCTAATTACTTTTGCTAAGTATCAACAAAGAAGTTTACTAATAAAAATTAAAGAAGCCTTTGCAAGGTTGATTTCACCGATTCTTTAG
- a CDS encoding foldase protein PrsA: MKKFKKAILPIALSISVIGLAGCSTGGTKYISSKAGDVTEKDIVESIGASQLSKTATSMMIQKVLLDKYKNKIDQKTIDEQLQKAQEQYGGKDKFEQLLKQQGFTLDKYKDGLKVKAAQTLLINDYAGTNDDKLKESYEKNKHQYHLAHILVSVKSESNPNGLSDEEAKKKAEEVLKKLKDGGDFATLAKENSNDTANASNGGDLGWSSKEDNSFVKEFKDAAYALSKDKTSDVVKTSFGYHIIKVLDEKDSSFDELKPALAEKAAEEAVKKDSTIVSKALKKLFEEYNVKSSNSDVEAYIKSMLEGNTSAQ, encoded by the coding sequence ATGAAGAAGTTTAAAAAAGCTATTTTACCTATAGCCCTTAGTATATCAGTTATAGGTTTAGCAGGATGCTCTACTGGAGGAACAAAATATATTTCTAGTAAAGCAGGAGATGTAACAGAAAAAGATATCGTAGAAAGTATTGGAGCTAGCCAACTTTCAAAAACAGCTACTAGTATGATGATTCAAAAAGTACTACTAGACAAATATAAAAATAAAATCGATCAAAAAACTATCGATGAGCAACTTCAAAAAGCTCAAGAACAATACGGTGGTAAAGATAAATTTGAACAACTTTTAAAACAACAAGGATTTACTCTTGATAAATATAAAGACGGTCTAAAAGTTAAAGCTGCTCAAACATTATTAATTAATGACTACGCTGGAACTAACGATGACAAACTTAAAGAAAGCTATGAAAAAAATAAACACCAATATCACCTAGCTCACATTCTTGTAAGTGTTAAAAGTGAATCAAATCCAAATGGATTAAGTGATGAAGAAGCTAAGAAAAAAGCAGAAGAAGTACTTAAAAAACTTAAAGATGGTGGAGATTTTGCTACATTAGCAAAAGAAAATTCTAACGATACAGCTAACGCTTCTAACGGAGGAGATTTAGGATGGTCTTCTAAAGAAGATAACTCATTCGTTAAAGAATTCAAAGATGCTGCATACGCATTAAGTAAAGATAAAACATCAGATGTTGTAAAAACTTCATTCGGATATCACATTATTAAAGTATTAGATGAAAAAGACTCATCATTTGATGAATTAAAACCAGCATTAGCTGAAAAAGCAGCTGAAGAAGCTGTTAAGAAAGATAGCACTATCGTAAGTAAAGCTCTTAAAAAATTATTTGAAGAGTACAATGTTAAATCAAGTAACAGTGATGTTGAAGCATACATTAAATCAATGTTAGAAGGAAATACTTCAGCTCAATAA
- the pflA gene encoding pyruvate formate-lyase-activating protein gives MEMEKVKVNSAEEKKELTANVHSVESFGNVDGPGIRYVVFFQGCMLRCKYCHNPDTWKMHNPDAKVMTVDQLTKEIVKYRDFFEASEGGGVTVSGGESLLQIDFILELFRELKKIGINTCVDTCGGFYVNAPSMNEKVLELISLTDLFLVDIKHIDDEHHMRLTKRTNKNIIQFTNFLSEHGAKMWIRHVLVPKWTDDDYYLKKLREYIDTLHGVERVEVLPYHDMAKFKYKELGIDYELNDINPPTKDRIKNAIEILGARDDVS, from the coding sequence ATGGAAATGGAAAAAGTAAAAGTGAATTCTGCAGAAGAGAAAAAAGAATTAACAGCAAATGTTCACTCAGTTGAATCTTTCGGTAATGTAGATGGTCCTGGAATAAGATATGTAGTATTCTTCCAAGGATGTATGTTAAGATGTAAATACTGCCATAATCCAGATACTTGGAAAATGCACAATCCTGATGCTAAAGTTATGACAGTAGATCAACTTACAAAAGAGATTGTAAAATATCGTGATTTCTTTGAAGCTAGTGAAGGTGGAGGAGTAACAGTAAGTGGTGGAGAATCTTTACTGCAAATTGATTTCATTTTAGAGCTTTTTAGAGAATTGAAAAAAATTGGTATAAACACTTGTGTTGATACTTGTGGTGGTTTCTATGTAAATGCTCCAAGTATGAATGAAAAAGTATTAGAATTAATATCTTTAACTGATTTATTCTTAGTTGATATTAAACATATTGATGATGAACACCATATGCGTTTAACTAAACGTACAAATAAAAATATTATTCAATTTACTAATTTTTTAAGTGAACATGGTGCTAAAATGTGGATAAGACACGTACTTGTCCCAAAATGGACAGATGATGATTATTACTTAAAAAAATTACGTGAATATATTGATACATTACATGGAGTTGAGCGTGTAGAAGTATTACCTTACCACGATATGGCAAAATTCAAATATAAAGAATTAGGAATAGATTACGAATTAAATGATATTAATCCACCTACGAAAGATCGAATAAAAAATGCTATCGAGATTCTAGGTGCACGTGATGATGTTAGTTAA
- the pflB gene encoding formate C-acetyltransferase translates to MTTVAEKKAFVGGKWQTEVDLVDFIKSNYTEYRGDASFLAGPTEATTKLVEKFNDLMRQERLAGGTLDMDTSIPSTILSHGPGYIEKDLEQVVGLQTDKPLKRALMTFGGINMAVNSCKAYGYEVDEEVIKIFTDYRKTHNQGVFDAYTPEMRLVRKSGVITGLPDAYGRGRIIGDYRRVALYGVDQLIAWKKEDLAQIGADGVMTEHVIRDREEVNEQIRALGELKELAKIYGFDISEPATNAKEAVQWLYFGYLAAIKQQNGAAMSIGNIATFLDIYIERDLQDGTINESQAQELIDHLVLKLRCVKFARTPEYNQLFSGDPIWATLIVGEMLDAEKSLVTKTDFRFIHTLDNMGNSPEPNLTILWSSKLPTGFKEFCSESSINHSAIQYESDELLADFLGTCDKSIACCVSGMTTGKDMQFFGARANLAKALLYTINGGRDEKLGIQVGPKTEPLRGVLNYDEVWAKFDVFMDWLCKLYINTLNVIHYMHDKYSYESLEMALHDTKVRRFMATGIAGFSVAVDSLSAIKYAKVTPIEDETGLAVDYKVEGEFPTFGNNDDRADEIAVELLKTFMTKLKKHPTYRADETTTSILTITSNVVYGKKTGNTPDGRRAGEPFSPGANPMNGRDQSGALACLSSVAKLPYEYSRDGISLTAAFTPSSLGKTKQDQIKNLTAMMDGYFKKGGYHLNTNVFNKETLLKVIESPEDYPNFTIRVSGYAVRLISLTPEQQRDVLSRTMHQFM, encoded by the coding sequence ATGACAACAGTTGCAGAAAAAAAAGCATTCGTTGGTGGTAAATGGCAAACAGAGGTAGATTTAGTAGATTTCATTAAATCTAACTATACTGAATATAGAGGAGATGCATCTTTCCTTGCAGGACCAACAGAAGCAACTACTAAATTAGTAGAAAAATTCAATGATTTAATGCGTCAAGAACGTTTAGCTGGTGGAACATTAGATATGGATACTAGCATTCCTTCAACTATCCTTTCTCACGGACCTGGATACATTGAAAAAGATTTAGAACAAGTTGTTGGGTTACAAACTGATAAACCACTTAAACGTGCGTTAATGACATTCGGTGGTATTAACATGGCTGTTAACAGCTGTAAAGCATACGGATACGAAGTAGACGAAGAAGTTATTAAAATCTTCACTGACTACCGTAAAACTCACAACCAAGGTGTATTCGATGCATATACTCCAGAAATGCGTTTAGTAAGAAAATCTGGTGTAATCACTGGTCTTCCAGATGCATACGGACGTGGTCGTATTATCGGGGACTACCGTCGTGTAGCTTTATATGGTGTTGACCAACTTATCGCTTGGAAAAAAGAAGACTTAGCTCAAATCGGAGCTGACGGTGTTATGACTGAACACGTTATTCGTGACCGTGAAGAAGTTAACGAACAAATTCGTGCTTTAGGTGAATTAAAAGAATTAGCTAAAATCTACGGATTTGACATTTCTGAACCAGCTACAAATGCTAAAGAAGCAGTTCAATGGTTGTACTTCGGTTACTTAGCAGCTATCAAACAACAAAATGGTGCTGCAATGTCAATCGGTAACATCGCTACATTCTTAGATATTTATATTGAAAGAGATTTACAAGATGGAACAATTAACGAATCTCAAGCTCAAGAATTAATTGACCACTTAGTATTAAAATTACGTTGCGTTAAATTCGCTCGTACTCCAGAATATAACCAATTATTCTCTGGTGACCCAATCTGGGCTACATTAATCGTAGGTGAAATGTTAGACGCTGAAAAATCATTAGTAACTAAAACTGACTTCCGTTTCATCCACACATTAGATAACATGGGTAACTCTCCAGAACCAAACTTAACTATCCTTTGGTCTTCTAAATTACCAACTGGATTCAAAGAATTCTGCTCTGAATCTTCAATCAACCACAGTGCTATCCAATATGAAAGTGATGAATTATTAGCAGACTTCTTAGGAACTTGTGACAAATCTATCGCATGTTGTGTAAGTGGTATGACTACTGGTAAAGATATGCAATTCTTCGGAGCTCGTGCTAACTTAGCTAAAGCTTTACTATACACAATCAACGGTGGACGCGATGAAAAATTAGGAATCCAAGTTGGACCTAAAACAGAACCTCTACGTGGTGTATTAAACTACGATGAAGTTTGGGCTAAATTCGATGTATTCATGGATTGGTTATGTAAACTTTACATCAATACATTAAATGTAATCCACTACATGCACGATAAATATTCTTACGAAAGCTTAGAAATGGCATTACACGATACTAAAGTTAGAAGATTCATGGCAACTGGTATCGCTGGATTCTCAGTAGCAGTAGATAGTTTATCAGCTATTAAATATGCTAAAGTAACTCCAATCGAAGATGAAACTGGATTAGCTGTAGACTACAAAGTTGAAGGTGAATTCCCAACATTCGGTAACAACGATGATCGTGCAGACGAAATCGCTGTTGAATTACTAAAAACATTCATGACTAAACTTAAAAAACACCCAACTTACCGTGCAGATGAAACTACAACATCTATCTTAACTATTACTTCTAACGTAGTATACGGTAAAAAAACTGGTAACACTCCAGATGGACGTCGTGCAGGAGAACCATTCTCTCCAGGTGCTAACCCAATGAACGGACGTGACCAAAGTGGAGCTCTAGCTTGCTTAAGCTCAGTAGCTAAATTACCATATGAATACAGCCGTGATGGAATCAGCTTAACTGCTGCATTTACACCAAGCTCATTAGGTAAAACTAAACAAGATCAAATCAAAAACTTAACAGCAATGATGGATGGATACTTCAAAAAAGGTGGTTACCACTTAAATACTAACGTATTCAATAAAGAAACATTACTTAAAGTTATTGAATCTCCAGAAGATTATCCAAACTTCACAATTCGTGTATCAGGATACGCTGTACGTCTAATCAGTTTAACTCCAGAACAACAACGTGACGTATTAAGCCGTACAATGCACCAATTCATGTAA
- the msrB gene encoding peptide-methionine (R)-S-oxide reductase MsrB has protein sequence MSGEIKINPEEFERKSKDELKKELSDLEYAVTMESATESPYTGQYWDSFEEGVYVDITTGEPLFSSKDKFKSHCGWPSFSKPIEKEVTRYYKDNSHLVERIEVRSRVGDAHLGHVFPDGPSELGGLRYCINSASIRFIKKEDLEKEGYKNLLKLFEK, from the coding sequence ATGAGTGGAGAAATTAAAATTAATCCAGAAGAATTTGAAAGAAAATCTAAAGATGAATTAAAAAAAGAATTATCTGATTTAGAATATGCAGTTACTATGGAAAGTGCAACTGAGAGTCCGTATACTGGGCAATATTGGGATAGTTTTGAAGAAGGTGTATATGTAGATATAACAACGGGTGAACCATTATTTTCTTCAAAAGATAAATTTAAGTCGCACTGCGGTTGGCCAAGTTTCTCAAAACCAATTGAAAAAGAAGTTACTAGATATTATAAAGATAACTCACATCTTGTCGAAAGAATTGAAGTTAGAAGTAGAGTGGGAGATGCTCATTTAGGACACGTATTTCCAGATGGTCCAAGTGAATTAGGAGGGCTTAGATATTGTATAAACAGTGCTTCTATAAGGTTTATTAAGAAGGAAGATTTAGAAAAAGAAGGTTATAAAAATCTATTAAAATTATTTGAAAAATAG
- a CDS encoding patatin-like phospholipase family protein, which produces MKVGLVLEGGAMRGLFTAGVLDVFLENDIEVTDIVGVSAGTLFGVNYVSKQPKRALRYNVNYINDKRYMSLKSWIRTGNLINKDFTYYKVPFQLDVFDNKTFKNSKTNFYATVTNIENGEAEFIKITDPYKQMETLRATSALPFISEIIEIDDKKYLDGGIANSIPIDFFEKQNFDKIIVILTRPITYRKKKSTSLQFKLFYKKYPHLIEKLENRYKDYNETVERILELEKQGKVFVIRPSEDITVKRLEKDTQKLKRVYNLGLKDGKNIIEDLKQYISNEGEK; this is translated from the coding sequence ATGAAAGTAGGTTTAGTATTAGAAGGTGGAGCTATGAGAGGATTATTTACAGCAGGTGTCCTTGATGTGTTCTTAGAAAATGATATAGAAGTTACTGATATTGTTGGAGTTTCTGCAGGAACACTGTTCGGAGTAAATTATGTTTCTAAACAACCTAAAAGGGCACTACGATACAATGTTAATTATATTAATGATAAAAGATATATGAGTTTAAAAAGTTGGATAAGAACAGGTAATTTAATAAATAAAGACTTTACGTACTATAAAGTTCCATTTCAACTTGATGTTTTTGATAACAAAACATTTAAAAATTCTAAGACAAATTTCTATGCTACGGTAACTAATATAGAAAATGGAGAAGCGGAATTTATAAAAATAACAGATCCTTACAAACAAATGGAGACGTTAAGAGCAACTTCTGCTCTTCCGTTTATTTCGGAAATAATTGAGATAGATGATAAAAAGTATTTAGATGGTGGAATAGCTAATAGTATACCGATAGACTTCTTTGAAAAACAAAACTTTGATAAAATAATTGTAATACTAACAAGACCAATTACATATAGAAAGAAAAAATCAACAAGTCTACAATTTAAGTTATTTTATAAGAAATATCCGCATCTAATTGAAAAGTTGGAGAATCGATATAAAGACTATAATGAAACGGTTGAACGAATATTAGAATTAGAAAAACAAGGGAAAGTATTTGTTATACGACCAAGTGAGGATATTACTGTAAAAAGATTAGAGAAAGATACACAAAAATTAAAACGTGTCTATAACTTAGGGTTAAAAGATGGTAAGAATATAATAGAAGATTTAAAACAATACATTAGTAATGAAGGAGAGAAATAA